The Comamonas piscis region CTCGCTGGCCGGTTGGGGCAGGTTGAAATAGGTCTTGCCACCCTGCACACCCACCAGCTGCGCCAGCGCATGGGCGTTGTACTCCAGCGCGCGGTCAAAAGGCTTGTTGGCCAGGTCCTGGGCCACCAGCCAGGTCAGTGCCAGCGAGACGGGCCACAAAAGCAGCAGCGGCGTGAGCATCCAGTCAAGGATCTCACCGAACAAAGATCGCTGCTCGCTGCGAAACAGGGCCAAGGCTGTCCTTGCGTAATGTGGTGCCCGGGGCGGTCATGGCCCCGCTGCGCTGGGGGGAAGGGGCTCAGAGGGGCGCGGGGGGCTGGATCTTCTCCAGGCAATAACCCAGGCCGCGCACGGTGGCAATGCGAATGGGGCCCTTTTCTATCTTCTTGCGCAGGCGGTGGATGTAGACCTCGATCGCATTGGTGCTGACTTCTTCGCCCCATTCGCAGAGGCGCTCGACCAGCTGGTCCTTGCTGACCAGGCGGCCCGAGCGCTGCAGCAGTACTTCCAACAGGCCCAGCTCGCGCGCCGACAGCTCCAGCATGCGGCCATCAAACGTGGCCACGCGGCCGGCCTGGTCATAGGCCAGCGGGCCGTGCTGGATCAGGCTGGTGCTCATGCCCACGCCCCGGCGGGTGAGGGCCCGCACGCGTGCCTCCAGCTCGGACAGCGCAAAGGGCTTGGCCATGTAGTCGTCGGCGCCCAGGTCCAGGCCTTGTACGCGGTCGTCCACGCTTTCGGCGGCGGTGAGGATCAGCACAGGGATGGCCGAGCCCCGCGCACGCAGCTTCTTGAGCACCTCCAGCCCATGCATGCGCGGCAGGCCCAGGTCCAGGATCAGCAGGTCAAAGGCATTGTTGGCCATCAGCGCTGCATCGGCTTCGCTGCCGCTGGCGACATGGTCCACCACGGCGCCGGAGTTGCGGAGACTGCGCAGCAGGCCATCGGCCAGCACTTGGTCGTCTTCTGCAATCAGTATTCGCATGCGGTCTCCTATCGATGTTGTAGTCGTGATTTGGATGCTGCCAATGATTCTAGGTCAGCCCATGACCCTGATGGCCGCACTGGGATAGATCCAAATGATGAAGGCGTCGTAACAGATACACTTCCTTCAGGCGCCTTGCGGTTTGTTGCAACGATGTAAAGCCGGTGGAGATGTCATCAAACGGTGGCGTGGCTCCCGTAGGATGGCGCCTCGTCCCCACCAGGACCGATGGGCACCCAGCCCGTGGCTGGCGGGGATTTTTCAAGTGGCAGGTGGTGATGAAAGCAGGGTCCCAGGTGCAGATGAGGTGGCGGGCGTCGCGGTGGCAGCGCCGCCTGGTCATGGCGGCGGCCTTGCTGGTGTTGAGCGCCTTGTACCTGCAATGGCACCATGTCATCGCCATGCCGGGGCATGTGGATGCGTTGCAGCCTGCTCCGCCCTCGGCGCCTGCGCCCATCCTGCCGCATTACCAGGCCAGCATCGATGCCAAGGTGGTCAGCGGTATTGCGGACAACCTCTCGGGCCTGGCCTTCAACCCCACGACCAATACCCTGTTCGCCGTGACCAACCGGCCGCCCCAGATTGCCGAGCTGAGCACCGATGGGCGGCTGCTGCGTATCGCGCCGTTGCGGGGCGCCGATGATACTGAGGGCATCGCCCATATCCAGGGCGACTGGTTTGCGATTGCCGACGAGCGCAGCAACCGCATCCACTGGGTGGAATTTGGCAAGGATGTGACCGAGATATCGCTGAAGGACAGCCCTTATATCCAGCTGGGTGATATCGCCATCAAGAACTTCGCACTGGAAGGCCTGGGCTGGGATGCCAAACGCCAGCAATTACTGGCCGTGACCGAGAAGTGGCCGATGCAGGTGCTGGTGATGGATGTGCCTTTTTCCAAGCTCAAACCCGGTTTGGTCGATGCCAAGATCAGCGCCTGGGAGGTGCAGGAGATGGAAGGCATGCCGAGCACGGACCTGGCCGCCGTCGAGGTAGACCCGCGCAGCGGCAACCTGTTGCTGCTGGGCGAAGAGGCCTCGGTGCTGTACGAGTACAGCCGCGCTGGCGCACTGCTCAGCGTGATGCCGCTGTGGGCGGGGATGAGCGGGCTGGAAAACCGGGCACCGCAACCAGAAGGCCTGGCCATGGACAACAGCGGCAATATCTACATCGTGTCCGAGCCCAACCTGTTTTATAAATTCGAGCGCAAGCGGGGCTGAGCGCTGCCCGCTTAGCTGTCCGCCCCGTACACCTCCAACCCCAACTTGACGACGGTGGCGACCTGTTCGCCCACCTCAGCACGGAACTCGTCCTCGGCCTGCGTCACCGCCCGCTCAAAGGCCTGCAACCACAGCAGACCGGTCTCGGTAAAGCGCACCGTGCGGGCGCGGGCATCGCGCGGGTCGCGCTCACGGGTCACCAGGTTCCAGGCTTCGCACTGGTCCACCAGCTGGGCCATCGCCTGCTTGCTCATGCCCGCCCTGGCGGCCAGGTCCACCAGACGGTCACCCGCCAGCGACAGATGCCGGGTGATATGGATATGCGCAGCACTCACCTGGTCGCGCTCAGCCAGGTGCGACAGCGCCAGCGGCACCAGCGCATCCTGGGCCATCAGCTGCAGCACCCGGGCATCAAAACGGCGCATCGCGTGGCCCAGCAGGCGGCCCAGGTGGGTCAGGCGCCAGCTGTCATCGGGCAAATGGGGCAGAAGAATGGGCATGGTGTAAACCTGCGGATAGGACAAAAAAGGCGGGCGTGGCTATTGTGCATTTAGTCAATTAAACTGACTAAAAAAATGCTTCTATAAAATATACCCATCCCCTAAACTACTGTTCAAGCATCCAGGCTGTATATGCAAACAGCTGGATCTCCAGACCCCAGACATGACCATCAAACGCAAGGAGAAATCCATGAACGCCACCGCCACCAAGCCAGAAGCCAACAGCGAAAAATCCAAGGCCTTGGCCGCCGCCCTGGCCCAGATCGAAAAGCAATTCGGCAAGGGCACCATCATGAAGCTGGGCGAAGGCGAAGCGGTTTCCGACATCCAAGTGGTGTCCACCGGTTCGCTGGGCCTGGACATTGCCCTGGGCGTTGGCGGCCTGCCACGCGGCCGGGTTATCGAGATCTACGGCCCTGAATCCTCGGGCAAGACCACCTTGACCTTGCAGGTGATTGCCGAGATGCAAAAGCTGGGCGGTACCTGCGCCTTTATCGATGCCGAGCATGCACTCGACACCGGTTATGCCCAAAAGCTGGGCGTCAACCTGAGCGACATCCTTATCAGCCAACCCGATACCGGTGAGCAGGCGCTTGAGATTGTTGACAGCCTGGTGCGCTCCGGCGCGGTGGACCTGATCGTGGTCGACTCGGTGGCCGCGCTGACCCCCAAGGCCGAAATCGAAGGCGAAATGGGTGACCAGCTGCCTGGCCTGCAAGCCCGCCTGATGAGCCAGGCGCTGCGCAAGCTCACCGCCACGATCAAGAAGGCCAACTGCATGGTCATCTTCATCAACCAGATCCGCATGAAGATCGGCGTGATGTTCGGCAGCCCCGAAACCACCACCGGCGGTAATGCGCTGAAGTTCTACGCCTCGGTGCGCCTCGATATCCGCCGCACCGGCACCATCAAGCGCGGCGACGAGGCCATCGGCAACGAGACCAAGGTCAAGGTGGTCAAGAACAAGGTCTCGCCCCCGTTCAAGACGGCCGAGTTCGACATTCTGTTTGGCGAAGGCATCTCGCGCGAAGGCGAAATCCTGGACATGGGTGTTACCGCCCGCATCATCGAGAAAAGCGGTGCCTGGTACGCCTACAACGGCGAGAAGATTGGCCAAGGCCGCGACAACTCGCGTGAGTTCCTGCGCGAAAACCCCGACCTCGCCATCGAGATCGAGAACAAGGTGCGCGAGAGCCTGAACATCAGCCTGCGCCCTGCCGAAGACGGCGTGGTGGACGGCCCCGCCGCCACTGGTACCGAAGGCTGATCGCTTCTGAAGCCTGAACGCTGAGATAGCTGCTTGTGCACAGCTGATGTGCGCAAGCAGCTATTTCTTTTATAGCCATCCAGACCCATGTCTTTCAGCAAGCTCTCCCTCAAAGGCCGGGCGCTGCGCTACCTGGCGCAGCGCGAGCATTCGCGCGCCGAGCTGCAGACCAAGCTCGCTCCCCATGTGGAAGAGGGCGAGGACCTGGCGGCCATCCTTGACGAGCTCGAAGCCAAGGGCTTTATCAGCGCCGAGCGCTTTGTCGACAGCGTCATCCACACCAAGGCAGCCCGCTACGGCGCCAACCGCGTGCTGCAGGAGCTGCGCCACAAAGGGGTGGATGCCGAGCTGGTCGCCGAAGCCCGTGAGCGCCTGCGCAGCACCGAGCTGGAACGCGCCCGCGTGGTCTGGCAGCGCCGTTTTGGCACCCCGCCTGACAGCCCGCAAGAGCGGGCCAAGCAGATGCGCTTTTTGGCCGGCAGAGGCTTTGGCGGCGATGTGGTGCGCAAGGTGCTGCGTGGCACGGACGAGGAATAGCCGCCTTTTGCAGGCAGCTGCGTGCTGCCATCCGCAAAGCCCCAGCCCGCCCCTCTTGGCCAGCGCTCGGCGACAATGGCGCCCATGAGCACTGCCGAACAGCCCAACAACCCTCTCCATGGCCTGACGCTGGAGGGCATTCTGAACGAGCTGGTCGCGTACTTTGGCTGGGAAGAGCTGGGTGAGCGCATTCCGGTGCGTTGCTTCTGTCTGGACCCGAGCATCAACTCCAGCCTGCGGTTTTTGCGCAAGACGCCCTGGGCGCGTGAGAAGGTCGAGGGCCTGTACCTGTTCATGCTGCGCGAGAAAAGGCGCAGCGGCGGTTGAGCCGCATTTGCCCGCTGCGGCGCCGCGCCATCGCTGTACAGCGATGTCCTACCCGCAGGCCTGCTGCCAGGCGCTAGGCTGGGCATCTGTGCAAGCAGGAGACCGACGATGACCGCGAAAAATACCGTATGCCTGTGGTACCAGGGTGATGCGCTCGATGCCGCGCAGTTTTATGCCCAGACCTTTCCGGACAGCAGCGTGGGCGCCGTACACCGCGCGCCGGGCGACTACCCCGATGGCAAACAGGGCGATGTGCTAGTGGTGGAGTTCAATGTGGCGGGCGTGCCCTGCATAGGGCTCAACGGCGGGCCGCATTTTCAGCACAATGAATCCTTTTCCTTCCAGATCGCGACCGACGACCAAGCCGAGACCGACCGCCTCTGGCAGGCCATCGTCGGCCATGGCGGGCAAGAGAGTGCCTGCGGCTGGTGCAAGGACCATTGGGGTATCTCCTGGCAAATCACCCCGCGCATGCTGACGAAGGCGCTGGCCGACCCGGATCGCGCCGCGTCCAAGCGGGTGTTCGACGCGATGATGGGCATGACCAAGATCGACATTGCGGTGCTGGAAGCGGCCCGCAAAGGCTGAGCAGGTGGTAGACGGCAGGCGGCGCTATTTGCTGCGGGTACACCACCAGCAGATCAGTGACCCTGCGGTGACCAGCGCCACACCTTGCCAGAAGCTCCATGACGGCTGCACATTCAGCCAGACCGTGCCCACCAGCGCCGACAGCACGGGCGTGAAGTAAGAGCCCACTGCCATCACCGTCAGGTTGCCGGCCCGCAGCCCATGGTCCCAGCAGCTGTAACCCAAGGCCGTCAGACCACTCAGCATGCAAAGCTGCAGCAGCGCGGGCAGTGAAAAGTGCATGGCCGGCTCGCTGCTGAATGCGTACTTGACCCAGAGCACGCCCCCCACTGCCCAAAGAAAGGCCGGCAGCGCATTGGCACCATGGGCATAGCGTTTGGCGATGACCGAGTAACAGGGCCAGAGCCAGGCGGCAGAAAAGGCCAGGCCATAGGCGAGGGGGTTGCTTTGCACATTGGCCCAGAGGCTGGCGATGGACAGCGCGCTGTCGCCCTTGAGCACCAGCACAATGCCGACCATTGCCAGCAACACCCCCGGCACCAGGCCGGCGCGAAAGCGCTGCAGCCCGATGGCGGTGGCCAGCACAATCGTCAGGCTCGGCCAGAGGTAGTTGATCATCCCCAGCTCCAGGGTCTGGTTGCGGTTGCTGGCAAAGCCCAGCGACAGTGACAGCGCTATCTCGTAGAGCACAAACAGCAGGCCGCAGCCCCACAGATAGCCCGGGTGCATCGCGCGCAGCTGGGCCAGGCGCGGCATGCCAAAGCGCAAGGTCACCAGCAAGGCTCCTAGGCTGAAGACGGCTGCCGCGCCGCCGATGGGTCCCAGGTGTTCGGCCACACTGCGAAACAGGCCCACCGAGGTGGACCAGCACAGCACGGCCGACAGGCCAATCAGGGTGGCGCGTTGTGAGGGGACGGGGGAGGGGGAATGCGGAGCAGAAGACATGGACGCGAGCGGGTGCGAAAGCAGGCTTGCATCCTAGCCGGAAAAGGGCAGCCCTGCAGGCCAAGCTGCGGGCGTACGGCAGCCACACAGGCCCTCCAGACTGTCTGGCCCTGCGTGGCATTCAAAGGATAAGGGGATCAGGCGATATGGCTGCCAAACACCAAAGCAGCGGCAATGGTGGCCACCACCGTCAGCACGGCAAACGCAATCAGGCCGCGCTGCTCCAGGCGCATGTCGGCCTCTTGCTCGGCGGCGGTGGGGATATGGTTGGGGCGGGAGTAGTCCATGGGCAGTTCGCAGAGAAGTGTATGGAGAAAGGCAACCCGCCCACTATAGTGCGACGTGGCCGTTTGGCCCGTCCGCACAGCCTAGGTGTTTGCATGTGTATACCAAACCGGTATCCATGCGGCAGCCCTGCCGTTAACCGGCCAGCTTTTTGCCATCGGCCACGGTAGGGCTGCGGGTGTACCACCAGCAGACCAGCGAGCCAGCCGTCACCAACACCACGCCTTGCCAAAAGCTCCAGGACGGCTGCACCTGCAGCCAGAGCGTGCCCACCAGCGCGGACAGCACGGGGGTGAAGTAGGAGCCCACTGCCATCACCGTGAGGTTGCCGGCGCGCAGGCCATGGTCCCAGCAGCTGTAACCCAGGGCGGTCAAGCCGCTGAGCAAGCCCAGCTGCAGCAAGGCGGGCAGGGTAAAGCGCAGCGGTGGTTCAGAACTGAGCGCGTATTTGATCCACAGCACGGCGGCCACGGCCCACAAAAAAGCAGGCAGCGCATTCGCCCCCTGGGTGTAGCGCTTGGACACCACCGAGTAACAGGGCCAAAGGCAGGCCGCGCACAGCGCCAGCGCATAGGCCAGCGGGTTGCTTTGCACATTGGTCCAGAGGCTGGCCAGGGACAGCGCATTGTCGCCCTTGACCACCAGCACAATGCCCGCTATCGACAGCAACACCCCCGGCACCAGACCAGCGCGAAAACGCTGCAGGCCCAGCACCGTGGCCATCACCAGGGTCAGGCTGGGCCAGAGGTAGTTGATCATGCCCAGCTCCAGGGTCTGGCCCCGGTGGCTGGCCCAGCCCATCGACAGCGAAAAAGCGATCTCGTTGAGCACAAACAGCAGCCCGCAGCCCAGCAGATAGGCGGGGTGCATGGCCTTGAGCTGCGCCGCGCGTGGCAGGCCAAAGCGCCAGGTCACCAGGAAGGCGCTGAGCGAGAACACGCAGGCGGCCCCGCCTATCGCCCCCAGGTGCTCCGCAACACTGCGGAACAGGCTCACCAATGCGGACCAGCAGAGCACGGCAGAAAGCCCAATCAGCGTGGCACGCTGGCTGGGCACAAGAGGAGGGGTGGACATGGGAGGACGGGGGATGCAGACGAGGGCGGCTCGCATCCTAGCGGCTATTGGTCAGCCTTGATGGGCCTAAGGGCTTGGCAGGGCAAAACACTCGGATATGGCGCCAATTACAGCCTTGCTGCGGCCCGGCTTTCAACGGCCTGGCCGGCCCTATTTACCCGGGTTGATCAGTAGCCGCGCACCCGGTCAAAGCAGTTGTCCAGCGCCTGCCCGGCCTGCCACTGCGCCATCGACAAGGCCACCTGGCGCGCCTTGGCGCGTCGGCTGGCGCTGGCGGCGATGTGGGGGGTGAGGATGACGCGCGGATGGGTCCACAGCGGCGAATCGGCCGGCAGGGGCTCGGGCTCGGTGACATCCAGCAGCGCGCCGCCCACCTGGCCGCTGTCCAGCGCGGTGACCAGGTCAGCGCTGTTCAGCTGGGTGCCCCGGCCGGCATTGACCAGCTGGGCGCCCGCAGGCAGCTGGGCAAACAGTTCGGCATTCAGAATGCCGCGCGTCGATGGCGTATCGGGCAGCAGGCAGATGAGCACCTGGCTGCTGCGCAAAAACTCTGACAGCTCAGCCTGGCCGCAGTAGCTGGTGACGTCTTCGATCTGCTTGCGCGTTTGGGACCAGCCTTGCACCGGGTAGCCCACTGCGCGCAGCATGTGCGCCGCAGCGGCCCCCAGGGTGCCCAGGCCCAAAATGCCCACACGCAGCTCGCTGGCCACATAGGGCGGGTTGAACTCGATCCACTGCTGCTGGCGGTGCTGGGCCAGTGCGCGCGGCATGTTCTTCTGCAGCATCAAGGTGGCCATCAGGCAGAACTCGGCCATGCGTTGCTGGGTTTCGCCGGTGACCATGCGCACGATGGGCAGGTCTGGCGGCAGCTGGCTGTCGGCCAGGATATGGTCCACGCCAGCGGCGGAGCTGAAGATGGCCTTGAGCTGCGCAAAGCGCGCCAGCCCGCCGGTATCGGGTTCCCAGACCATCGCAAAGTCCACCAGGCTGCTATCTGCCGGCGGCGTGTTCCAGTCATGCACGACGACATGGGGCGCAAATTCGGCAAACAGTGCCGTCCATTCCGGGATCGCAGCGCTGCCGCCGCTTTTGATGATGAGGTGCAAGGGGGTGCTGGAGGCCATGGCGTGGGAGGCGTTGAAGTGCAAAAAGGCGGAAGAGAGCCGGACCGGGCTTACATCGAGCGGCTGCGGTCGCCAGTGGATATCGCATGCATCGGGTGGCGCAAGGTCGGGTCAAAGGGGTTGATCTGCGCGCTCAGCGCCTTGGCCTCGCGCAGCAGCATGTCGCGCACGATGGGCAGGCGCTCGTCGCTCAGGCGCGCCGTGTGCGTGCCGATCGACAGCGCGGCTACCACCTGGCCGCCCCGGTCAAACACCGGCACGGCCAGGCCAGCCATGCCTTCGAGCAAGCCGGAGTTCTTGGCGGTATAGCCCTGGCGGTGGGCCTTGTCGATCTCGGTGCGCATGTACACCTCGTCATAGACGTTGTAGTGCTGCATGCGCGGCAGGTTAAAGCGCAGCACCTCCTCGCGCTCGGCCTCGGGCAGGTTGGCCAGAATCACCAGCGAGCCCTGGCCCACGCCCAGCGCAATGCGCCCGCCGATATCGCCGGTAAAGGTGCGGATCGGGAACTGGCCCTCAATGCGGTCCAGGCAGACCGCATCAAAGCCGGAGCGCACCATCAGGATCACCGTGTCATTGAGGCTGGCGCTCAGCCGTAGCAGCACCGGGCGCGCGAGGCTGCGCAAGTCGCTCACCGCGCCGGCCTGGGCGGCCAGCGAGAACAGATCCAGGCTCAGCCGGTAGAGCTTGTGTGCCTGGTCCTGCTCAACCATGCCTTCCTGGATGAGGCCCTGTAGCAAGCGGTGCGTGGTCGCCTGGGTCAGGCCAATCTCCTTGGCCAGGTGGGTCACCCGCACGCCCTCGGTCTGGTGCGCTGCCAGCGCCCGCATCACCAAAAAGCTGCGGTGCAGGGTGCCGCGCTGGTGGCTGTTGTCCTCAGAGGTGTCGGTGCTCATGGTTTTCCGGAATAAACATTCGATGATTTTGATTTTTATTCCATTTAACGGAATAAATCAAATTTATCTTCCATTATCAGTGTTTACACCGTGTATGGATTCAAACCACATTCCGAAAATAGGCAAATAGTTGCAAATGTCGTTCATCCGTTCGATAGGGCTGACGGGCCCGGCAACCCTGTGCTATCGAGGTGATTTCCATGAGTTTTCTGCGTCTCCACAACGTCTCCAAACAGTACGGCCCTAACCGGGTGGTCAGCCAGTTCAACCTGGAAGTGCAAAAGGGCGAGTTCGTCTCGCTGCTGGGCCCCTCGGGCTGCGGCAAGACCACGAGCCTGCAGATGATTGCTGGCTTTGTGGATGTGACCGAAGGCCGCATCGAGCTGGACGGCAAGGACATCACCCATGCCAAGGCCAATGCGCGTGGCCTGGGCATCGTGTTCCAGACCTATGCGCTGTTCCCGCACATGACGGTGCGCGAGAACGTGGAGTTCGGCCTGGAGATGCGCAAGGTGGCGCAGCCAGAACGCAGCGAACGCGCCAGCGAGGCATTGGCCCTGGTGCACCTGGGCCCCTATGCCGACCGCTACCCGCGTGAACTGTCGGGCGGCCAGCGCCAGCGCGTGGCCCTGGCCCGGGCGCTGGTCATCAAGCCGCCGGTACTGCTGCTCGATGAGCCGCTGTCCAACCTGGATGCCAAGCTGCGCGAAGAGATGCAGTTCGAGCTGCGCGAGATCCAGCGCAAGGTGGGCACGACCACCATCATGGTGACCCATGACCAGAGCGAAGCCATGTCGATCAGCGACCGGGTGGTGGTGATGGAGGCCGGCCGTATCACCCAGGTGGACACGCCGCACACGGTGTACGAGCACCCGCACAACGCCTTTATCTCCACCTTTGTCGGCAAGGCCAACCTGCTGCAGGCCACCGTGCATGCCCAGGGCGACCAGTGGCTGGCGCATGTGGGCGATGTGCAGATGGCGGTACAGGATGTGCCGGCCGCAGCGGCCAGCCACGGCACCCGTTTGCTGCTGGGCCTGCGCCCCGAGAAAATCCAGCTGTCGGCCACATCGGCCGGCCGCACCCAGGGCACCGTGCGCGAGCGCTTCTTCCTGGGCAACCTCTGGCTCTACACGGTGGAATGCCCGCTGGGCAGCATCACCGTGACGGCGGCCAACGACGGCGATGCGCCCCACCAGGTGGGCAGCCAGGTGGGTATCGACTGGTCCGACCGCAATGTGCGCCTGATCGCCGGTGACGGGGTGGCCGCATGAGCGAACGCCGCACCTGGGCCCCCTGGGCCATGAGCGCCCCGTCGCTGCTGCTGTTTGCGGTAATGCTGGCGGTGCCGCTGCTGCTGACGACCATCCTGTCCTTCAACGTCTACAACGTGGACAGCGGCCCGGTCGCTGGCAGCTTCACCTTGGAGCACTACGTACACATCGTCACCGACAGCTATTACTACGAGATCTTCTGGCGCACCTTGTGGATCTCGGGCCTGGTCACCCTGATCTGCATCGCCATCGGCGCGCCCGAGGCCTATATTTTGAGCAAGATGCGCGCGCCCTGGCGCTCGATCTTCTTGCTGATCATCCTGGCGCCGCTGCTGATTTCGGTGGTGGTGCGGGCCTTTGGCTGGAGCATGCTGCTGGGCCCCGAAGGCCTGATCAACGACATCTTCCGCCTGGTAGGCATTGGCCCGGTCAAGCTGCTCTATAACGAGACGGCCATCGTCATTGCGCTGGTGCATGTGATGCTGCCCTTTATGGTGATCCCCGTCTGGACCTCGCTGCAAAAGCTCGATCCTTCGGTCGAGAGCGCCTCGCTGTCGCTGGGTGCCTCGCACTTCACCACCTTGCGCCGCGTGGTGTTTCCCCAAGTGCTGCCCGGCATTCTCTCGGGCAGCCTGATCGTCTTTGGCCTGGCCGCCAGCTCGTTTGCGATTCCCGGCCTGCTGGGCGGGCGCCGGGTCAAGATGGTCGCCACCCTGATCTATGACGAGTACCTGCACGAGCTGAACTGGCCGCTGGGCGCTGCCATCGCCTTTGTGCTGCTGGCCG contains the following coding sequences:
- a CDS encoding response regulator transcription factor; amino-acid sequence: MRILIAEDDQVLADGLLRSLRNSGAVVDHVASGSEADAALMANNAFDLLILDLGLPRMHGLEVLKKLRARGSAIPVLILTAAESVDDRVQGLDLGADDYMAKPFALSELEARVRALTRRGVGMSTSLIQHGPLAYDQAGRVATFDGRMLELSARELGLLEVLLQRSGRLVSKDQLVERLCEWGEEVSTNAIEVYIHRLRKKIEKGPIRIATVRGLGYCLEKIQPPAPL
- a CDS encoding SdiA-regulated domain-containing protein, yielding MKAGSQVQMRWRASRWQRRLVMAAALLVLSALYLQWHHVIAMPGHVDALQPAPPSAPAPILPHYQASIDAKVVSGIADNLSGLAFNPTTNTLFAVTNRPPQIAELSTDGRLLRIAPLRGADDTEGIAHIQGDWFAIADERSNRIHWVEFGKDVTEISLKDSPYIQLGDIAIKNFALEGLGWDAKRQQLLAVTEKWPMQVLVMDVPFSKLKPGLVDAKISAWEVQEMEGMPSTDLAAVEVDPRSGNLLLLGEEASVLYEYSRAGALLSVMPLWAGMSGLENRAPQPEGLAMDNSGNIYIVSEPNLFYKFERKRG
- a CDS encoding MarR family winged helix-turn-helix transcriptional regulator, with amino-acid sequence MPILLPHLPDDSWRLTHLGRLLGHAMRRFDARVLQLMAQDALVPLALSHLAERDQVSAAHIHITRHLSLAGDRLVDLAARAGMSKQAMAQLVDQCEAWNLVTRERDPRDARARTVRFTETGLLWLQAFERAVTQAEDEFRAEVGEQVATVVKLGLEVYGADS
- the recA gene encoding recombinase RecA: MNATATKPEANSEKSKALAAALAQIEKQFGKGTIMKLGEGEAVSDIQVVSTGSLGLDIALGVGGLPRGRVIEIYGPESSGKTTLTLQVIAEMQKLGGTCAFIDAEHALDTGYAQKLGVNLSDILISQPDTGEQALEIVDSLVRSGAVDLIVVDSVAALTPKAEIEGEMGDQLPGLQARLMSQALRKLTATIKKANCMVIFINQIRMKIGVMFGSPETTTGGNALKFYASVRLDIRRTGTIKRGDEAIGNETKVKVVKNKVSPPFKTAEFDILFGEGISREGEILDMGVTARIIEKSGAWYAYNGEKIGQGRDNSREFLRENPDLAIEIENKVRESLNISLRPAEDGVVDGPAATGTEG
- the recX gene encoding recombination regulator RecX, translating into MSFSKLSLKGRALRYLAQREHSRAELQTKLAPHVEEGEDLAAILDELEAKGFISAERFVDSVIHTKAARYGANRVLQELRHKGVDAELVAEARERLRSTELERARVVWQRRFGTPPDSPQERAKQMRFLAGRGFGGDVVRKVLRGTDEE
- a CDS encoding VF530 family DNA-binding protein, with the protein product MAPMSTAEQPNNPLHGLTLEGILNELVAYFGWEELGERIPVRCFCLDPSINSSLRFLRKTPWAREKVEGLYLFMLREKRRSGG
- a CDS encoding VOC family protein: MTAKNTVCLWYQGDALDAAQFYAQTFPDSSVGAVHRAPGDYPDGKQGDVLVVEFNVAGVPCIGLNGGPHFQHNESFSFQIATDDQAETDRLWQAIVGHGGQESACGWCKDHWGISWQITPRMLTKALADPDRAASKRVFDAMMGMTKIDIAVLEAARKG
- the yddG gene encoding aromatic amino acid DMT transporter YddG; the protein is MSSAPHSPSPVPSQRATLIGLSAVLCWSTSVGLFRSVAEHLGPIGGAAAVFSLGALLVTLRFGMPRLAQLRAMHPGYLWGCGLLFVLYEIALSLSLGFASNRNQTLELGMINYLWPSLTIVLATAIGLQRFRAGLVPGVLLAMVGIVLVLKGDSALSIASLWANVQSNPLAYGLAFSAAWLWPCYSVIAKRYAHGANALPAFLWAVGGVLWVKYAFSSEPAMHFSLPALLQLCMLSGLTALGYSCWDHGLRAGNLTVMAVGSYFTPVLSALVGTVWLNVQPSWSFWQGVALVTAGSLICWWCTRSK
- the yddG gene encoding aromatic amino acid DMT transporter YddG, which codes for MSTPPLVPSQRATLIGLSAVLCWSALVSLFRSVAEHLGAIGGAACVFSLSAFLVTWRFGLPRAAQLKAMHPAYLLGCGLLFVLNEIAFSLSMGWASHRGQTLELGMINYLWPSLTLVMATVLGLQRFRAGLVPGVLLSIAGIVLVVKGDNALSLASLWTNVQSNPLAYALALCAACLWPCYSVVSKRYTQGANALPAFLWAVAAVLWIKYALSSEPPLRFTLPALLQLGLLSGLTALGYSCWDHGLRAGNLTVMAVGSYFTPVLSALVGTLWLQVQPSWSFWQGVVLVTAGSLVCWWYTRSPTVADGKKLAG
- a CDS encoding 2-hydroxyacid dehydrogenase, which translates into the protein MASSTPLHLIIKSGGSAAIPEWTALFAEFAPHVVVHDWNTPPADSSLVDFAMVWEPDTGGLARFAQLKAIFSSAAGVDHILADSQLPPDLPIVRMVTGETQQRMAEFCLMATLMLQKNMPRALAQHRQQQWIEFNPPYVASELRVGILGLGTLGAAAAHMLRAVGYPVQGWSQTRKQIEDVTSYCGQAELSEFLRSSQVLICLLPDTPSTRGILNAELFAQLPAGAQLVNAGRGTQLNSADLVTALDSGQVGGALLDVTEPEPLPADSPLWTHPRVILTPHIAASASRRAKARQVALSMAQWQAGQALDNCFDRVRGY
- a CDS encoding IclR family transcriptional regulator — protein: MSTDTSEDNSHQRGTLHRSFLVMRALAAHQTEGVRVTHLAKEIGLTQATTHRLLQGLIQEGMVEQDQAHKLYRLSLDLFSLAAQAGAVSDLRSLARPVLLRLSASLNDTVILMVRSGFDAVCLDRIEGQFPIRTFTGDIGGRIALGVGQGSLVILANLPEAEREEVLRFNLPRMQHYNVYDEVYMRTEIDKAHRQGYTAKNSGLLEGMAGLAVPVFDRGGQVVAALSIGTHTARLSDERLPIVRDMLLREAKALSAQINPFDPTLRHPMHAISTGDRSRSM
- a CDS encoding ABC transporter ATP-binding protein: MSFLRLHNVSKQYGPNRVVSQFNLEVQKGEFVSLLGPSGCGKTTSLQMIAGFVDVTEGRIELDGKDITHAKANARGLGIVFQTYALFPHMTVRENVEFGLEMRKVAQPERSERASEALALVHLGPYADRYPRELSGGQRQRVALARALVIKPPVLLLDEPLSNLDAKLREEMQFELREIQRKVGTTTIMVTHDQSEAMSISDRVVVMEAGRITQVDTPHTVYEHPHNAFISTFVGKANLLQATVHAQGDQWLAHVGDVQMAVQDVPAAAASHGTRLLLGLRPEKIQLSATSAGRTQGTVRERFFLGNLWLYTVECPLGSITVTAANDGDAPHQVGSQVGIDWSDRNVRLIAGDGVAA
- a CDS encoding ABC transporter permease; translated protein: MSERRTWAPWAMSAPSLLLFAVMLAVPLLLTTILSFNVYNVDSGPVAGSFTLEHYVHIVTDSYYYEIFWRTLWISGLVTLICIAIGAPEAYILSKMRAPWRSIFLLIILAPLLISVVVRAFGWSMLLGPEGLINDIFRLVGIGPVKLLYNETAIVIALVHVMLPFMVIPVWTSLQKLDPSVESASLSLGASHFTTLRRVVFPQVLPGILSGSLIVFGLAASSFAIPGLLGGRRVKMVATLIYDEYLHELNWPLGAAIAFVLLAANLVIMLGWNRMVEGRYKKTLG